The following is a genomic window from Dehalogenimonas sp. 4OHTPN.
GGATTGTCAGTACCCAGGCGGCAAAGATATGCCCGGCCACGCCCCAGCGTACCGCCGAAAGGCGCCGGGTGGCGCCGACGCCCATGATCGAGGCGGAAATAGTATGAGTCGTCGACACCGGGATGCCGATGGTGGAGGCGATCTGGATGACCGTGGCCGCCGCCGTCTCGGCGGCGAAACCGTTGACCGGTTTTAAAGCCGTCATCCTCACTCCAAGTGTCTTGACCACCCGCCAGCCGCCGATGGCCGTACCGGCGCTAATCGAACCGGCGGCGACCAGGATAATCCACACAGGTATCGAGTCCCAGAGCGCCAGGTTGCCAGAATAGATGACCATCGCCATGGTGATGAGGCCGATAGGCATCTGGCCGTCGTTGCGGCCGTGGCTGAAAGCCATGTAGCTGGCAGAAAGTATCTGAGCATTGGAGAAAATGCGGCCGACGCGGTCCGGCCGTGACTTGCTGAACAGCCACATGATGGCCACCATCATCAGATAACCGCCGGCGAAACCAATAGCCGGGGCGATTATGATGGCCGCCACGACCTTGCCGAGCACCGCCCAGTTGACCGCGGCCGCTCCAGCCACGCCGACGCCGGCCATGGCCAGCGAGGAAACCATACCGTGGGTTAGGCTGACCGGCAGCCCCCGCCAGGTGGCCAGCGAAGTCCAGGCGATGACAGCGATAAGCCCGGCGATGACCGTTGTGTAAGTAATCGCTTCCGGTACCAGGATGCCCTTGCCGATAGTACGTGCCACCGCCACGCCGGTGGTGGCGCCGACCAGATTGGCGGCGGCGGCCATGAGCACCGCCTGCCGTGGTGACATCACCCTGGTGCCGACGACGGTGGCGATGGCGTTGGCGGTGTCGTTGGTGCCGTTTACGAAGGCGAAACCGATGGCCAGCAGGATTATTATGACTATGGGCAGCAGCGACGCATCAGGCATTCTTGAGGGCGACTCCCTCGAAGACGTTGGCTACATCCTCGCAGCGGTCGGTGGCGCTTTCCATTGATTCGTAGATTTCGCGCCACTTGATAACATCGGCGATGTTGTGTTCTTCGAACAATTCGACCAGAGCGGCGCGGTAAGCCTGGTCAGCCTGATTTTCCAGACGGTTGATCTCGATACAATGCTCCAGCAGGCTCTTGAGACCGCTTTTCTTGCGCAGCTTCGGCGCCGCCGCGGCCACTTCTTTGGCCCCCAGCAAAATGATCTCCGCCAGTTCCCTGACCCTGTCATTGGGCTTGCCAACCTTGTAGAGCATCATGTAGTCCGCCGCCGAGTGGATGAAATCAACCACGTCATCCATCGAATGCGCCAGGAGAGCTATGTCCTCGCGGTCGAAAGGGGTGACGAACGAACGGTGCAGCATGGCGATGATCTGGTGGGTGACCGAATCGCCGGTATGCTCCAGTTCGGCGATCTTCTGGAATTTTTCCGGGATGTCCCGCCAGTCGTTGACCAATTCCTTCAAGGCTTCGGCAGTGCGCACCATATTTGCCGCACCGGCTTCGATCAGGTCAAAGAACTTCTCTTCCCTGGGCATGATTGATATCTTGGCCATATTTCCTCCGGGGCTGCTGGACAAGCCAGCGGTTCCTGATATGATAGTATGGCAGTGGTGAAAAAACAACCGATCCCGAGACTTGGGGAATGTAAATAATTTGCATCAGCACCGACGTGCCCATGTCGCCGCCGGCGCCCGCCTGACGCTGGGCATCATCATTTCCAGCGTTATTTTCGTCGCCGAGGTGGCGGGCGGTCTAATTTCCAACTCGTTGGCGCTGCTATCCGACGCCGGGCATGTCTTCGCGGATATCGTCGCCCTGTCGCTTTCAGCGTACGCCCTGCGCCAGGCGCAGAAACCCCCCAGCCACCGCATGACCTTCGGCTATCACCGGGTAGGCGTCGTCGTCGCCATCATCAATTCAGTACTTATCTTCGGCATAGCGGGTTTTATCTTCTTTGAAGCAGCCCGGCGCTTACAGGCGCCGCCGGAGGTGGATAGCCCGGTGATGCTGGGCGTGGCCGCTTTAGGACTGGCAGCCAATTTAATTGTCGCGTTCTGGCTGCGTGAAGCCCAAAAGGAAAGCCTCAACGTCAGGAGCGCTTTCTGGCACGTCCTGGGTGACGCCCTGGCCTCTGTCGGCGTCATCATCGGCGCGATTGCCATCATGCTCACCGGTTACTCCATCATCGACGCCGCCGTCTCAGCCATCATCGGTCTCATCATCGCCGCCTCGGCCTGGGGCATTCTGGCCGAAGGGGTCAAGGTCATTCTGGAATCGGCGCCGGCCCACGTAAAACTCGATGACCTGGCCGGCGACCTGCGGCGCATCGGCGGAGTTCAGGACGTTCATGACCTGCACGTCTGGAGCCTGACCCCGCAGCTGCACGCTCTTTCATGTCACATCGTCATTGACGACCGTTTGACCTCGGAGACTGCCCATGTACGGGCGGAGGTCGAAACGATGCTGGCCGAAAGATACGAGATAACTCACACCACTTTACAGCTCGAGTGCCAGTCCTGTGCTCCTGGCGGCTTGCTGTGCACCCTGGAGCCTGGAGCCTGCCCCTTCACCCCTCATTCCCATCCCGGCAGGGAATCCTCGCCGGCTGCCGGCCAGAATTCTTGAGAACTGGCATCGAACTGGTTGACAACTTGAAGGTTTGGGCCTAAAATGCGGCTTCAGTTAGAGATGAAGACCGAACAGCCCAGAGCTGCCGCCTGCGTCCGGCCCGGCGACCGGGTCATCCGGGTACACCGCCGCCCGCGCAATAGGATTCTCGCCTTTTTCGCCTCGCTGCCGTCCCTGTTCCGCTTCGGGGGCTCGCCGGGGGCGAGGTAGTGTATATCATCATCGCCGGCGGCGGCGTCGTTGGCTTCAATAT
Proteins encoded in this region:
- a CDS encoding DUF47 domain-containing protein, with protein sequence MAKISIMPREEKFFDLIEAGAANMVRTAEALKELVNDWRDIPEKFQKIAELEHTGDSVTHQIIAMLHRSFVTPFDREDIALLAHSMDDVVDFIHSAADYMMLYKVGKPNDRVRELAEIILLGAKEVAAAAPKLRKKSGLKSLLEHCIEINRLENQADQAYRAALVELFEEHNIADVIKWREIYESMESATDRCEDVANVFEGVALKNA
- a CDS encoding cation diffusion facilitator family transporter, translated to MHQHRRAHVAAGARLTLGIIISSVIFVAEVAGGLISNSLALLSDAGHVFADIVALSLSAYALRQAQKPPSHRMTFGYHRVGVVVAIINSVLIFGIAGFIFFEAARRLQAPPEVDSPVMLGVAALGLAANLIVAFWLREAQKESLNVRSAFWHVLGDALASVGVIIGAIAIMLTGYSIIDAAVSAIIGLIIAASAWGILAEGVKVILESAPAHVKLDDLAGDLRRIGGVQDVHDLHVWSLTPQLHALSCHIVIDDRLTSETAHVRAEVETMLAERYEITHTTLQLECQSCAPGGLLCTLEPGACPFTPHSHPGRESSPAAGQNS
- a CDS encoding inorganic phosphate transporter; its protein translation is MPDASLLPIVIIILLAIGFAFVNGTNDTANAIATVVGTRVMSPRQAVLMAAAANLVGATTGVAVARTIGKGILVPEAITYTTVIAGLIAVIAWTSLATWRGLPVSLTHGMVSSLAMAGVGVAGAAAVNWAVLGKVVAAIIIAPAIGFAGGYLMMVAIMWLFSKSRPDRVGRIFSNAQILSASYMAFSHGRNDGQMPIGLITMAMVIYSGNLALWDSIPVWIILVAAGSISAGTAIGGWRVVKTLGVRMTALKPVNGFAAETAAATVIQIASTIGIPVSTTHTISASIMGVGATRRLSAVRWGVAGHIFAAWVLTIPICGVIAFILATILKGLF